The Aphis gossypii isolate Hap1 unplaced genomic scaffold, ASM2018417v2 Contig00050, whole genome shotgun sequence genomic interval AAGAATCTCATCTCGTTGGatatttttcagaataatGTGTACcgtataatttagaatttttaactttgaatattgagttttacagtttttttacGACCGAGTTTGAGAAACACGACCGTGTACGATAATGGACATTTCAACTATGCAAATCAAACCGGTGACAGTGAAATGGTGTCACCGGACAGTCGGCTCTTAACTTTTCTTAGATAGAAATCGCTCGAATTTGTTGGTTCTTAATTCGTTAGAGCAGAATGGATCACGCCGAGTTGGTGTTAGAAATGTCTCATTTGGAGCGGATGCCTACAGCAGATAGGTTGGCCCTAGCTAGACGGCGCCGGGTTCAACAACTACGACTATGGGCCCAAAAAGATCGCGAACGACGACGGTTATCTCCACCTCGCAACAATAGACATATATATTTCAGTGACAATGTAATGTTGTTGGAAGCTGCTTCTAGAAACGATATTGAAGAAGGTATgacataactaaattattataaattaaattgatacagATTAAGAGTTGAAAGTTGCAAATGTTTTCAGTAAAAAGACTTTTGACCAAAGGGGTCAGTCCTGATGCTACAAATGAAGATGGACTTACTGCTTTGCATCAGGTAAATAActgttgtaatataaattctaaagtaaaagttattaaaattattacaatttatacatacctatatataaggctatattacaaatttagaaaaaaattattaatttaaaaaaccaacaTAGCGTGTTTTTACtcttatcattttttcaagtcaattaaaatgaaacaacTCACTATTATCTCTGtttcagtaataatattttggaat includes:
- the LOC126553028 gene encoding protein phosphatase 1 regulatory subunit 16A-like; its protein translation is MDHAELVLEMSHLERMPTADRLALARRRRVQQLRLWAQKDRERRRLSPPRNNRHIYFSDNVMLLEAASRNDIEEVKRLLTKGVSPDATNEDGLTALHQVNNCCNINSKVKVIKIITIYTYLYIRLYYKFRKKLLI